CGTAACCACCCAGAGTCCGGGGAAAAGGTCAGTTTTTAGAGGGTTGCCTTACCCTATCTGCCTGGCCCTTACATGGTCGGGCGCGTAGTTCGGGAGTATGAGCGGGCTCTGTATGCCGTTGTCTATGCCCGCCTTTTCGATCTCCTTATTGAACTTCTCGACGTGACCGAGCGAGAGCTTGCCCGCAGCTTTTGAGGACTTGACATGTTCTATGGCCCTCAAGCCCGCCCTTCTGCCGAATACCAGCACGTCGAGGAGCGAGTTCCCCATGAGGCGGTTCCTGCCGTGGACCCCTCCCGCGGTCTCGCCCGCGCTGAAGAGGCCCTTTACGCTCGTCTCCGCCCACTCGTTTATCTTTATCCCGCCGTTCTGGTAATGGAGCGTCGGATATATGAGCATCGGCACCTTGCTTATGTCTATGTCGTACCTCTTGAACTGTATGAACTTGGCCGGGAGCTCTTTCCTTACCGTCCCCTCGCCGTGGAGCATATCGATCATGGGGGAGTCCAGCCATACGCCGTGCCTGCCGGTCGGCGTGATTATGCCCTTCCCGATCTCCATGCACTCCCTTATGACGCAGGCGCTCTCGACGTCCCTCGGCTCGAGCGGGAAGCAAAACTGCTCGCCCTCGATGTTAAGGAGCTGGGCTCCCAGGCCCCTGACCTTCTCCGTAATGAGGAGCCCCACGTTCTGCTCCGGGAATATGGCGCCGGTCGGGTGGTACTGGGTCGAGTCCAGGTCCTGGAGGGCGACCCCGGCCCTGTAGGCCATGACGACCCCGTCGGCGGTCGCGCCGTAGTGGTTGGTGGTGGGGAAGCCCTGTATGTGTAGCCTGCCGAAGCCGCCGGTCGCTACGACCACGGCCTTGGCCCTGGCTACATAATATTCCTTTGTCTCGAGATTGTAGAGGACCGCCCCGGCCGCATTGCCCTTGTCGTCGAGGATAAGCTCGACTGCCGGCGTGAACTCGAGTATCTTTATCTTCCCGGTCCTGTTCCGGGCCTCGTCGCGCAAGACCCTCATTATCTCGGCGCCGGTCATGTCGCCGGCCGAGTGCATCCTCTTCCTGCAGGTGCCGCCGCCGTGCCTTACCTTCATCCTGCCGTCCGGGTGCTTGTCGAACATCATGCCCAGGCTCTCTAACCAGTGGATGATGAGCGGCGCGTCGTTCGTGAGGGCCGCGACCAGCTCAGGCTGGTTCGAGAAATGCCCGCCGCCGATTACGTCGAGGTAATGGAAATACGGGGAGTCGCCCTCCTGGTCGGCCCCCTGGATGCCGCCCTCGGCCATTACGGTGTTGGAGTCGCCGTGGCGGAGCTTGGTCGAAACGAGGACATTAAGCCCGGCCTCCTCGGCGGCGAGAGCGGCGGCCGTTCCCGCGCCGCCGGCGCCTATGACAAGGAGGTCGGTATCGAAGTCGACCCTTTTAAGGTCCACTGCCTTCGTATCGAGCCTGCTTTTGGATTCGAGGAGCGTGGAGACCTCTTCCGGGTATACGGTGCCCTTGTTGGGCCCGACCTCGACCGGCCGCCTTCCGTCGTTTTTATAGTCCGGGTGGTACTTCCTCAGCCACTCCTGCCGCTGCTCCATGGTGAGGGCCGGGAAGTGATCTCCCTTCCTGGCCTTCTCGACCCTGGCGGGCCTGGTGGCCTCCACCTTCTTTATGAGTTCGTTGAGAGCTGTGGTATATCCGCTCATCTTTCCTCCGTAGGGTCCGCCTCGGGCGGCCCGTTTGCCTTTCCAGAAAATATCGTTAAGCGCGCATCCCGCTCACGGGAAGTCGCCGTCTAAAGCTTGCTCGTATCCTTGGGCATCCACTTGCCGGATTCCGCGAGGTCCGGCTCCCTCTCGCGCTCGACGTAGAGCTTCTTCACGTCGTCCTGCTTCATGGCGGTCAGCTCCTTCAGCGAGCCCTCGTATTTGCCGCCCTTGACCTCCTCGACCCTCTTCGCGAGGTGCCCTGCCGCCGGGAGCATATATTTGCCGAAGACCCTCCTTACGAACATGGCCGCGTTGAACTGCGATATCTGGGCCGGGCAGCGCGAGGCGCAGAGGCCGCACATGACGCAATCGAAGCTCTTGTGCGCCGCTCCTTTAAGGTCGCCCCTCTTCATGAGCGCGATGTAGTCCATGACGTCTATGTCCATGGGGCAGGTCCTTGTGCATGTGCCGCATCCCACGCACTTGAAGACCTCGGGGTAGAGCGCCCTCAGTTCCTCGTGCGGGTTGCCGCTCACCTTGTCTATCTCGTAGCCCGGCCTGTTCGCCGGGAAGAACGGGAGCTGCATTATGACCATGTTCGGCTCGGCCACGGTCTGGCAGGCTAGCCCGGAGCGGAGCCTGTAGTCGCCCAGGAACCTGTAAAAAGTGCCGCACGCGCCGCATATGCCGCCCCTGCACCCGCACCCCCTTACATATGAGTACCCGGCGTACTCTATGGCTTTCATTATGGTCAGGGTCTCGGGGACCTGGTACTCCCTGCCCATTATGTATATGGGGATCATCTTCGCGTCCTTCGGCGGTATGGTCCTGTCGCCGGTAGCTAAGGTCGCGGTCCTTTTGTTATCGTCTGCCATGGCTTATTCTCCGGGCTCCTGCATTAAATTAACTGGATTAGAAATCGTTGTACATCCTCTTTATCTCGGCGGCCGTGTAAACCGGGCCTTCCTTGCAGACGTAGACGTCGCCAACGTTGCACCTGCCGCACTTGCCGACGCCGCACTTCATCTTGTTCTCTAATGTAGTATAAACGCTTCCCTCGTCGAAGCCGAGCTTGAGAAGCGAATTGAGGACGAACTTTATCATTATCGGAGGACCGCAGGTGACCGCCACGGCGTTCTTCGCCGAAGGCGCGGCCTCTTCGAGGACCGTCGGCACGAACCCGACCTTGCCCTTCCATTCCGGGGTCTCCCCGCCCGGGTCCACGGTCTGCACGAGCGTTACGTCGTCCCTCTCGTCCCAGCCCTTCAATTCGTCCTTGTAGACGAGGTCCGCTACCGTCCGGGCCCCGTACACTATAGTGATATTGCCGAAGTCCTGCCTGCGGTCAAGTACGTTCCATATGACAGAGCGGACCGGCGGAAGCCCTATGCCTCCGGCTATGAATACGATGTCCTTCCCCTTCCAGTCGTCAACCGGGAACCAGTTGCCGTAGGGGCCCCTGAAACCCATCGTGTCGCCTACCGAGAGCTGGGCAAGGCCGCCGGTCACGCGCCCGGTGCGCCTGAAGGTGCACTGTATGAAGCCCTTCCTCGTAGGCGAAGAAGCTATGCAGAAGGTCGATTCGCCGAGGCCGAAGGCCGAGTAGAGGCCGAACTGGCCGGTCTTGAACTCGAACGAGTCGCGGACAGCGGGGTCCTCGAAAACGAGCTTGAAGCTCCGCACATCCGGGGCTTCGTCCCTTATTTCCTCTATTTTCGCAAGCTGCGGAAGATAAATGTTATTCATAAGGCAGTGATTCTCGTCCGTTTTTTTTATATTTTCTTGCGTTCCTGTTTGCTCATAAAGCGCCTGGATACCAGGAAGGACAAGGGATTGAACCGCAGCATACTATTTTGGTATGTGAGGATTCAAGCCCGCCGTCCTGACACGCAGACAGGTGCTTTATGGGCAAACGAGCTATTTAGAGAACTCCTGCATGACCTCGGTTATATCCAGCCTCACCGGGCACACCCTAATGCAGCGGCCGCAGCCCACGCACCCCTTTGACGAAAACTTCTCGGGGTAGAAGTTGAACTTGCACATGAAGCGGTTCCTCCACCTCTGGGGCTGGTGCTCCCTGGGGTTGTGGCCGCTAGCGTGCAGAGTGAAGGAGTCGTACTGGCAGGAGTCCCAGTTCTTTCTCCTCTCGCCCTCGAAGGCCGTGCCCTCGTCGGTTATGTCGAAACACCTGCAGGTGGGGCAAACGAAAGTACAGGCCCCGCAGCCGATGCACTTCATGGTGAGCTTCGTCCAGACAGGGTCGTCGTAATGGGCCGTGTCCTTGAGCCTCTCGGAGACCTTCCTTAAATCCACGTCAGGGACCTTCTCCGGCTTGAAAAGGGGCTTCTCTTTTGCCGCGCCGGAGGTGAAAACGTCGGCATGGGTATCAAGGAACTTCTTCCCCTTATCAGTCAAACCGGTTACGGTATACCCGTTGTCCTCGGTCTCCCTGAGATATACGTCAGCGCCTTCCGTCGAGTCCGGAGAGAGCTCGACGGTCGTGCAGAAGCAGGCCTCGTCGCCGCTAGTGCAGCCGACGGTTATGACTACCGTCCTGTCTTCCCTCTTCGTGTAGAACTCGTCCACGAAGTCCCATGTGAAAAGGGTCCTCAAGCCCTTAAGGCTCGCGGCCTCGCACGGCCTCGCTCCGAATACGACGGTGTCCGGCGCGTTGACCTCGACGCCTTTGAGATTAACCGTGTTTTTGTTCATCGAGAACTCGGCTATGACCTCGGTCTGCGGGAAGAGGAACTCCTTGAAGGAGTTCCTTGCGAGGATGTAGTCGGTCGCGACCTCCTCGGCGGATTTGACGCTCCTGAATACGACCTGGCGCGTAACGAGAGCTGGCGCGACGAACCTTCCGCCCTTAGCCCTTACAGAGTCGATCAGCTTTCCGAGGTCTTCCTTTTTAAGAGTCTTGTCAGCCATAGATACCGTTTTCATCCGCCCGCGTAGCGGGCAGGGTCATTTGATGAAGTTTTCCTTGTCGTCAGGGCTAAAGACTATCATCGGCGGATGCGCCTTTTCGTCGTAGCCGGATTTGAAGTCAAACGCGTCCTTGACGACCATTATCATCTTCTGGTTCATCAGGTTCAAGGGAATGTTCACCGGGCACGCCCTCTCGCACTCCCCGCAGAAGGTGCACCTGCCCGTAAGGTGCATGGCCCTTATGAGGTTCCACGAGAGGTTCCCCCTTGGATGGGCCGAGGTCTCTATCCACTGGGGCATGTTCTTCTCGGTTATGCACCTCTCGCAATAGCAGAGCGAGCAGACCTGCCTGCAGGCGTAGCATTTTATGCACCTCGAGAACTCGTTTATCCAGAAGGTCCACCTTTCGGAGGAGGATTTGGAGTCGAGGTCCTTTATCTTGTCAAATACCATGCCCGTGGGCTCTTCGGGCGGCGCGAAATCGACTTTATCCCCCACGACGAAGTCCGAAAGGTGCGGATTCCTAACGTCGCAGTTGTGGCACTTGGTCGGCATTATGTTGGGTTTCAATTCCCCCTGCCAGAGGTCCTGCTTGTAGACGACCCCCTGGCACGTCATGCCGACTATATAGACGTCCTCGCGCTTGATCTGCGCCTCTGATATGAGGACGGCAATGTTCCTTATATCGCAGCCCTTGGCCACTATCGCTGGTTTTCCGAGGGCCTGGATGTCCTTGAACTTCCGCGTAAGATAGACCGAGAGGTTATTTACGCAAAGGGGGTTCCAGACGAGCTGGTCCGCGTCAACCGGGTCGGTTATGAATACCGGGGTGGTCCTCGTTTTGGTCCTGTTCCAACCGTAGCCGATTACGACCTTTACCTCGCCCGAGGTAAGTAGCTCTTTAGCCTTCTGCCTTAATATGTTTTCCATCAAGTGCGCCTTCTGTCCAATTTCTTATGAGGCATCTCCACCGCCTCTGCCATTCCGGTTAAGCCAAGGCCCCTAATCGAGGGAGACCTTGAACTTGAAGCATTTTACCTGCTTTAGCCCCTCTGCCCCGGCCTTTCTCACGTGAATCTGGACGGCGGCCTTGAGGTTCTCGAAGGCCTCCTCGGAGCTTTCTCCCTCGGATTCGACGTCGAGCTCCGGGCAGTTGGCCCTGTAAGTGCCGTCCTCGCGCTCGATGAGCACCGCGCTTACCGATATCTCGGTTCCCATTCCGCCGCCTGTCTTATTCGAGTTCGTTTTCCTTCAGCCCCTTGTACTCCATGAAGGGGCCGAGGGCCTTTACCTCGTCTGTAACCTTATTTATGAGGTCCACCCATTTGATGGCCTCGGAGGCCGAGACCCACGAGAAATGGAGCCTCCTCATGTCTATTCCAGCGAACTCCATAAGGCTCTTGAAGCCTATCCAGCGCCTCCGGGCGTGGTAGTTGCCGGTCGTGTAATGGCAGTCGCCCGGATGGCAGCCGGAGACGAGCACGCCGTCGGCCCCGTTCTCGAAAGCCTTGAGGATGAAAAGCGGGTCTATCCTCCCGGTGCAGGGGAGCTTTATTATCCTCACGTTCGGCCTGTACTCCATCCTGCTAGTGCCCGCAAGGTCGGCGCCCGCGTAGGTGCACCAGTTGCAGACAAAGGCCATTATCTTCGGCTCAAAGGAGCCTGAAGCGGCCTGGGTATCTTCTTTATCGAGATGTGCGCTCATTTACTGACTTCCTTTTATCTGTCTGTCCGGTGCCGCTCATAAATGCCCTGACAACGCAGACGGGCGTTTAGGGGCGGCACCCCCTTAAAACGCGTTTATGGCCGCAAACACCTGCTCGTCCGTATAGCCCTTCAAGTCTATGGATTTCGACCTGCAGGCCGCCACGCAAACTCCGCAGCCCTGGCAGACGCCGTCGTTCACCTTCGCGACCCACTTCACTATGTTGCCCTTCCGGTCCTTTATGGCATCCCTCTCGATTGCCGTGTAGGGGCAGGCTGTCAGGCAGTCCCAGCAGGCATTGCAGGTCGTCTTGTTTACAACCGAGGTTATGGGCTCCCTTGCCATCTCGTCGGCTGAGAAGAGCGCCAAGACCTTGCTTGCGGCAGCGCTACCCTGCGCGACAGAATCGGGTATGTCCATTGGGCCCATGCATGAGCCGGCAAGGTATATGCCGGCGGTGACCGTCTCCACGGGCTTCAACTTCGGGTGGTACTCGTTATAGAACTTGTGCTTGTCATAGCCTATGCCGAGCCTCTGGGCAAGCCCGTCCGCGCCCTCCCTCGATACGATGGCGGTAGCGAGGACGACCATGTCGGCCTCTATCTCCACCTGCGAGCCGCTAAGTGTGTCCGCGCCCTGGACTATGACCTTTCCGTCTCTCTCGTATACCCTGGAGACCCTGCCCCGGAGGTACATGGCGCCGTCGTGCTCTATCGCGCCCCTTACGAACTCCTCGTACCGCTTGCCTCCGGAACGTATGTCCATGTAGAAGACGTAAGCCTGGCCGCCGTGCACCTTGTGCGAATAAAGCTTGGTGTGCTTGGCCGTGTACATGCAGCATATCTTCGAGCAGTAGGAAACGCCCTTTTTCTCGTCCCTCGACCCAACGCACTGGATGAAGACGACGCTTTCCGGGACCTTGCCGTCCGAGGGCCTCCGTATCTCGCCCCCGGTCGGGCCGGAAGACGACGCGAGCCTTTCGAACTGTAGCCCGCTTATGACGTCCCTTATCCTGCCGTATCCGTATTCCCCGAAGCGCCCGTTCGGCATGAGCTGGTAGCCCGTGGCCACCACTATGGCCCCGACCTCTTCGGTCACGAGCTTGTCTTCCATCTTGAAGTCAATGCACTTGGGGCCGCAGACTATGGCGCATGCGCCGCACTTGTCCTTCTGTATCTTTGGGCAGTTCGGCGCGTCGATGACGGGGATGTTGGGCACGGACTGCGGGAAGGGCGTGTAGATGACCTTCCTTTTATTCAAGCCCAGCTCGAATGCGCTTTCCACCTTGAACGGGCACTTCTCCGTGCACTCGCCGCAGCCGGTGCAGCGCTCCTCGTCGACGTACTTGGACTTCCTTCTTATGGTCACGGTGAAGTTGCCGATGTAGCCGTCGACCTTCTCGACCTCGGAATAGGTGTAGAGGGTTATGTTCTCGTTAAGCTCGGCCTCGACCATCTTGGGCGTAAGGATGCACTGCGAGCAGTCCATCGTGGGGAAGGTCTCGGAAAGCCTCGCCATGTTGCCGCCGATGGACGGCTCCTTTTCGACGAGTATGACTTCCCTTCCGCCCTCCGCTATGTCCAGGGCCGCCTGGATGCCCGCGATGCCGCCGCCTATGACGAGCGCCTTTTTCTTTACGGGTATCTTTATCTTTTTCAGAGGCTGGTTCTTCTTGAGCCTCTGTATGGTCATCCTGGTAAGGTCGATGGACTTTACAGTGCCGGTCGCCTTGGTCTTGTCGTGGTGGACCCAAGAGCACTGCTCGCGGATATTGGTTATCTCGCACTGGTAGGGATTGAGGCCAGCTGCCTCGGAGGCCTTTCTGAAGGTCTTCTCGTGCATGTGCGGAGAGCAGGCCGAGACGATAATGCCGTCGAGGTTATTTTCCTTGATGGCCTGCTTGAGGGTCTCCTGCCCGGGGGAGGAGCACATGAACTTGTAGTCGCAGGTGTAGACGACACCGGGGATCTTGGCCATCTCCTCGGCGACCTTTTTGGTGTCGACGGTAGCGGCTATGTTATTCCCGCACTGGCAGACGAAGACTCCGATTCTCGGCATAAGAGGACCCTCAGGTAACTATAACTAAAGACACTTCAGTTGAAAACCACTCTACAGCTTCTGTCTTTGCTTCATTCATGAGATTGCTTCGGCTGGCTTCGCCAGCCTCGCAATGACCGGACCTAAACTATCCCCTTCTTCTTGAGAAGCGGCATTACGTCAGTTGCGTTCTTCTCTAACCCGAGGGTTTCGATCTCCTGGCCGAGGGCAAGGCCCAGCGCCTGGGTGAAGTATATTACGGGCACTCCATTGCTTGCGGCCGCGCCGCGGCTCTTCTCGAGGTTGTACTGGCAGAGGGGGCAGCTCGTTACTATAAGCTCCGCGCCCATGCCCGCAGCCGAATCGATTACCGCCCCGGAAAGGCGAGTGACTACCTCTTCGTCGTTCATGGCGAGGTGCGCGCCGCAGCATTCTATCCTGTTAGGGAATTCGACAGGTTCGGCCCCGAGGGCCTTAAGCAAGTCCTCGAATATGGTCGGCCTCTCGGCGTTGTCTATGCCCATGTCCTCAAAGGGACGAAGGAGCATGCAGCCGTAATAGGCCCCGGCCTTTATGCCCTTCAAGGGCCTCTTTACCGCCTCTTTCACCTTGTCAAAGCCCACACGGTCGCGGAGCACTTCGAGGTAATGGAGGACGTTGAGGCTCCCGTCGTATTCCTCTTCTATGAAGCCGTTTACGACTCCCCTCTTCTCCCTGCTGTCCTTCAGGACCTTGTTCGTCCGCTTAAGGACGTTATAGCAGACCGAGCAGAGGGTCGTGAGCGTGTCGCCTTCCTTCCGCGCCCCGGAGAGGACCTTTGCCGGGGCGGTGAGGCCCATGAGGTTATCAGGGGCGAGCGGGAATGTCGCGCCGCAGCAGTTCCACTGCTTGAGCTCGGCCATTTCGAAGCCTACCGCAAGGGCGGAGTCCCGTGCGGAGGAGTCGAACTGCTTGGCGACCGTGTTTAATGTACAACCGGGATAATAAGGTATCTTCATAAGGACCATCTGAAAACTTAATTGTTTTACTTGCCTTCGCGCTTGAAACGTCCGGATGCGAGGAAGGGCAAGGGATTGAACCGCAGCATACTTTCCTGTATGTGAGGATTCAAGCCCGCAGCCCTGACATAGCAGACGGATAGTTTCCTTGCATGACGCACTCAGCTCACGAACTTCCTGAATCCGCAGACAATAGCCTGCTGC
The genomic region above belongs to Deltaproteobacteria bacterium and contains:
- a CDS encoding FAD-binding protein; translation: MSGYTTALNELIKKVEATRPARVEKARKGDHFPALTMEQRQEWLRKYHPDYKNDGRRPVEVGPNKGTVYPEEVSTLLESKSRLDTKAVDLKRVDFDTDLLVIGAGGAGTAAALAAEEAGLNVLVSTKLRHGDSNTVMAEGGIQGADQEGDSPYFHYLDVIGGGHFSNQPELVAALTNDAPLIIHWLESLGMMFDKHPDGRMKVRHGGGTCRKRMHSAGDMTGAEIMRVLRDEARNRTGKIKILEFTPAVELILDDKGNAAGAVLYNLETKEYYVARAKAVVVATGGFGRLHIQGFPTTNHYGATADGVVMAYRAGVALQDLDSTQYHPTGAIFPEQNVGLLITEKVRGLGAQLLNIEGEQFCFPLEPRDVESACVIRECMEIGKGIITPTGRHGVWLDSPMIDMLHGEGTVRKELPAKFIQFKRYDIDISKVPMLIYPTLHYQNGGIKINEWAETSVKGLFSAGETAGGVHGRNRLMGNSLLDVLVFGRRAGLRAIEHVKSSKAAGKLSLGHVEKFNKEIEKAGIDNGIQSPLILPNYAPDHVRARQIG
- a CDS encoding 4Fe-4S dicluster domain-containing protein, translated to MADDNKRTATLATGDRTIPPKDAKMIPIYIMGREYQVPETLTIMKAIEYAGYSYVRGCGCRGGICGACGTFYRFLGDYRLRSGLACQTVAEPNMVIMQLPFFPANRPGYEIDKVSGNPHEELRALYPEVFKCVGCGTCTRTCPMDIDVMDYIALMKRGDLKGAAHKSFDCVMCGLCASRCPAQISQFNAAMFVRRVFGKYMLPAAGHLAKRVEEVKGGKYEGSLKELTAMKQDDVKKLYVEREREPDLAESGKWMPKDTSKL
- a CDS encoding FAD/NAD(P)-binding protein; this encodes MNNIYLPQLAKIEEIRDEAPDVRSFKLVFEDPAVRDSFEFKTGQFGLYSAFGLGESTFCIASSPTRKGFIQCTFRRTGRVTGGLAQLSVGDTMGFRGPYGNWFPVDDWKGKDIVFIAGGIGLPPVRSVIWNVLDRRQDFGNITIVYGARTVADLVYKDELKGWDERDDVTLVQTVDPGGETPEWKGKVGFVPTVLEEAAPSAKNAVAVTCGPPIMIKFVLNSLLKLGFDEGSVYTTLENKMKCGVGKCGRCNVGDVYVCKEGPVYTAAEIKRMYNDF
- a CDS encoding 4Fe-4S dicluster domain-containing protein — encoded protein: MADKTLKKEDLGKLIDSVRAKGGRFVAPALVTRQVVFRSVKSAEEVATDYILARNSFKEFLFPQTEVIAEFSMNKNTVNLKGVEVNAPDTVVFGARPCEAASLKGLRTLFTWDFVDEFYTKREDRTVVITVGCTSGDEACFCTTVELSPDSTEGADVYLRETEDNGYTVTGLTDKGKKFLDTHADVFTSGAAKEKPLFKPEKVPDVDLRKVSERLKDTAHYDDPVWTKLTMKCIGCGACTFVCPTCRCFDITDEGTAFEGERRKNWDSCQYDSFTLHASGHNPREHQPQRWRNRFMCKFNFYPEKFSSKGCVGCGRCIRVCPVRLDITEVMQEFSK
- a CDS encoding 4Fe-4S dicluster domain-containing protein produces the protein MENILRQKAKELLTSGEVKVVIGYGWNRTKTRTTPVFITDPVDADQLVWNPLCVNNLSVYLTRKFKDIQALGKPAIVAKGCDIRNIAVLISEAQIKREDVYIVGMTCQGVVYKQDLWQGELKPNIMPTKCHNCDVRNPHLSDFVVGDKVDFAPPEEPTGMVFDKIKDLDSKSSSERWTFWINEFSRCIKCYACRQVCSLCYCERCITEKNMPQWIETSAHPRGNLSWNLIRAMHLTGRCTFCGECERACPVNIPLNLMNQKMIMVVKDAFDFKSGYDEKAHPPMIVFSPDDKENFIK
- a CDS encoding hydrogenase iron-sulfur subunit → MSAHLDKEDTQAASGSFEPKIMAFVCNWCTYAGADLAGTSRMEYRPNVRIIKLPCTGRIDPLFILKAFENGADGVLVSGCHPGDCHYTTGNYHARRRWIGFKSLMEFAGIDMRRLHFSWVSASEAIKWVDLINKVTDEVKALGPFMEYKGLKENELE
- a CDS encoding CoB--CoM heterodisulfide reductase iron-sulfur subunit A family protein, which gives rise to MPRIGVFVCQCGNNIAATVDTKKVAEEMAKIPGVVYTCDYKFMCSSPGQETLKQAIKENNLDGIIVSACSPHMHEKTFRKASEAAGLNPYQCEITNIREQCSWVHHDKTKATGTVKSIDLTRMTIQRLKKNQPLKKIKIPVKKKALVIGGGIAGIQAALDIAEGGREVILVEKEPSIGGNMARLSETFPTMDCSQCILTPKMVEAELNENITLYTYSEVEKVDGYIGNFTVTIRRKSKYVDEERCTGCGECTEKCPFKVESAFELGLNKRKVIYTPFPQSVPNIPVIDAPNCPKIQKDKCGACAIVCGPKCIDFKMEDKLVTEEVGAIVVATGYQLMPNGRFGEYGYGRIRDVISGLQFERLASSSGPTGGEIRRPSDGKVPESVVFIQCVGSRDEKKGVSYCSKICCMYTAKHTKLYSHKVHGGQAYVFYMDIRSGGKRYEEFVRGAIEHDGAMYLRGRVSRVYERDGKVIVQGADTLSGSQVEIEADMVVLATAIVSREGADGLAQRLGIGYDKHKFYNEYHPKLKPVETVTAGIYLAGSCMGPMDIPDSVAQGSAAASKVLALFSADEMAREPITSVVNKTTCNACWDCLTACPYTAIERDAIKDRKGNIVKWVAKVNDGVCQGCGVCVAACRSKSIDLKGYTDEQVFAAINAF
- a CDS encoding CoB--CoM heterodisulfide reductase iron-sulfur subunit B family protein, with the translated sequence MKIPYYPGCTLNTVAKQFDSSARDSALAVGFEMAELKQWNCCGATFPLAPDNLMGLTAPAKVLSGARKEGDTLTTLCSVCYNVLKRTNKVLKDSREKRGVVNGFIEEEYDGSLNVLHYLEVLRDRVGFDKVKEAVKRPLKGIKAGAYYGCMLLRPFEDMGIDNAERPTIFEDLLKALGAEPVEFPNRIECCGAHLAMNDEEVVTRLSGAVIDSAAGMGAELIVTSCPLCQYNLEKSRGAAASNGVPVIYFTQALGLALGQEIETLGLEKNATDVMPLLKKKGIV